The genomic segment TGTGGAGCTCTCTGCAGGCGGCAGGACACTGAGTGAATGagcggagaggaagagaaacccCCCCGGGAGGCTGCTTTCTGTTTGGATCCTTTTTTAAAGGCAAACCTGCGAATGTTCCCTCTTCCACCCTGTTCTGCTGTCCTTCCCTCTGGGCTTGCTGtgatctctgtctctctgtgtgattgTAGTCCTTGGCATGTATCTGTCTCAGCAGCTTTTCGGGGGCTATTGTCCTGTCCTGGATGCTCCTCTGATGTAGACATGCATCTTCCTCACAATGTCAAGATGTGTTCTGTCTCTTGCAGAGGCTGTTAGTAGGTGTGACTGAGAGACTGTGTGTTTCCCCTCCCCTCAGTGCCGTCTGTCcttggatctctctctctctctctctctctctctctctctctctctctgttactcTCTATCTCTGCTTTCGGGAgtgtattctctctctctctctctcatctgaaCCCTCCTCTTTCCATCACACACTCGTCACAGATGCAttctcacactcacattttcatgcaaacacaaagaaaatacccccccttttttttctcttttctctttttttaacactCCACTACACCCAGTCTGTCACTCTTCTCCTTGTTCCTAAAACCTCGTCACTTGTCAGCAGTGATTGGCCCCCGGCGGCCCCTCGCTGTGGAAGCGTGAGAGAGATCACTGCGATCTGACGCCACACAGAGGATCAATCTGGACCGCTGATGGCAACAATTGATTTCCTCCGCCTCCCCACTTGGCAGCCGCAGTGATTTAAAGAACCcaatctctgctgtctgtcatcCGTCCGCACCAACGTATATCTAAAAATATCACCTCCATCTGCGGTCATGACCTTCGgatgatgacacatttttacagcagTGATGATTCAGCCCACAGGTGATTCAATCAGCGGTTAATTGTCACGTCTTTCACAGCATGAGTTTTTTCTGAAAATACAcgtgaaaaaaagaacagagctAAAAATCGAGGATgattatttatatacatacagtaaacacTGTTTATTTGGTGGAGGGAGTCCTTGTGAAGGTGATGAGGGAGAAACTGCGTGACTGCTCAGATGAGCAggtgctgccccctgctggtcaacTCTGGATATTATTTTGCCTGAGATGCTTCAGAATTCAGCTTCTGTCAAACGAGCTGAATTCAGATGATATTTAAAAGCCACAGCAGGAGACGTGCCGCTCTGATCGTTCAGTATTAGTCGGCCACACAGTGAGAATTAGACTACAGCGTCTTCtaaggatgtttttttgtacaatttTCTGCTCTTCACTTAATGAGCTATAgataaattgtgaaaataatatgaagctgttttcgTTAGAATTTGGTGACTCATCCCTTTATACTTTATAATTTCTCTCATTTTAGGGCAAAATATTGATAAttattccactacatttacttgataactttagttattTGTTACTTAGatcacatgctgcatcagagccaaagtgacaaatgtttaaattattttatctgcaTTTAATTTTATCTATCTATAAATCATTTCTTTGGTCAGAAAATGTAGAAACATGTGGATCAGCGTTTCCAGCAGCTCAGGATGACGTCTTTAGATATCTTGTTTGGTCCACAACCTGAAAATACTAATGTCGCtctcacagaggaagaaagaaacctgaaaatattcacatttaagaatctGGAATCAGTCAAAGTTTTGACTCCTTCCTGGAAGAATTACTCACACCGATAATCTCTTATTGCAGGGGATTCAGTCTAAAGGTATTTCTCAACTCCTACAGGCGGCATCATGATGTGGATTCATCACAGCTCCCCGGGGTCTGAGGGACACGCGTGCCGATTGGTTGGATCATTTGTGCCAAATGTTCCTGGGAAGGAATGAAGCCGAGTGACCGACAGAGGCAGGACTTACTCCACGGTCCCCGGTGGCAAGTAAAAGATTGTGGGAAGATGTCGTTATGATGAGACTGATTCTTAATTTTGGAATGCAAAATAAGACACAAGCTGAAAATTACATAACATAAGGCTCTGAATTAAAGAACAAACGGACCCCTGAACATCATCTTTAATATCATGACCTAAATTtccaaactgtcaaacaaatcAGTAATGCAGAGAAAATCTGAAATCCACCAACTCAAACACTTTAAATGCTGCATTTACCCCAAACTCCAACAGTTTCGGAAATAAGTTTTGCTTTGAGGCTCATTTCTCACATCTGCACACCACAAACACTAAACCAAGGAACAGAAAAGTACCTTAATGGAAACAAAATCTGCTTtagcagagaggaaaaataaaaacacagcagttttgGTCAGTTGCTGGCAATGTAACAAAGTCTtgcattttgtgcttttttttgtatcaagTTCCTTTTAACTGAGGTTGCAGAAGGCACATGTGCATCGCTCATTTCATGGAATTTGCGCTTTAAGCTTTGCTTAGTGTATCTCAGGAAAATAAGACTGTGCAACACATTAAGCTCCCTCTGAGCCACTTTTCATCCCAAACAGCAACTATCAGGGAACCATTAATTAATCCCCATAAAACTGGCAGTGTAAAACCAAAGCCATTTCATGATTATCTGctatgtacagtacatacaggaaatgtgtttaagGTTTGTAGTGAATTATGGATAAACATGTACGCCATATCTGGAGTGTAAACATCAAGAACATTGTGGCCCATGCTGTTATTTAGCCTCAGTTTGTGCCTCTCATGTATTTGCATTACTTTCAACAGGGGTTCATGGTTTCTGGAGGATAATTCCAGAACCCTATAAACTATATTTTAACTATCTGAATGGAAAACTATTCAGTCTGCTgcacaataaaagcagatttTCAACCTCTAACCCAAGTTTCAAATCTGGCAGCAAACAAAGATGGCAGCTGTTACCTGGATAGAAAACTAATTACAAATGGTTTTAATTTTGCAGAAGACAAAGTTAAAACTGCAGCTAACAAGTATTTTCATTGGAATGATCTGTGGCGCATTTTCACACGTAATTTATTAGCTGAAATGTCAGGTTAAATTAGTGTTTCTGTCAAAGGAGTCTGGTGCCTTTAGAGAAAGTGATAACGGATTCAGTTCCCCAATCAAAGGCTGTCTGACGGCAGGTTAAAGCAGTGAAAATATTCTAAGGATATGTAAcgtttctgcattaaaatgtctaaagaACGACAAGACGTTTGTTGTTGAGTTCTGTACTTACAatatcctaaatgtttccaacaaggtcaaacccagagaaatctgttaTTTTACTCCAGGTAACAGttcgtttcatttggtcacctgcCGCTTTAAGTTTCAGGTCAACAAGAGACGAGATGTCAACGAGTGAAGAAGGAAGTCAGCGAACGCGACCAAACATCACGTGGAATGTGACTAGAAAATTAACTTCTGTCAGATAGAACAtgaacaatgaagacaacaactcccatgatcccacagtACTTTTGTTTTACTAACTTTTTGTTGACTGAGTTGCAGATATTACCTGCTGTCCTTTTAAACTAATTTTTTAGGTGGCTAAAATGTTTTGCTAATCATGAATAAGTAAttacctcatacaaccccacttttaaaaaaaaccctgaactatccctttaatgttaGTGCATGAGAGGCACAAACTGGCACAAGCTGCTATGATGCTGTTGACCTGCGGGCCACGGTGCTTCATCACTTTCATACTCGTCATTGTAGCTTTTGTATTTGCATCCACAGCAGGATTTATGTACAAGGTAGTGCGTTTTGTTTTCGAGGCACAGAGGTCACGTGGCGTCCAACCTGGCAACCAGACGCTGCTCCCACTATCGCCGCAGAGCCCCCATTCTGTGCAAGGACAAGCAAAGCCACATACTGGCCTATATTAATGCTGCGTGGGCTCCACTGTGTGTTAGTGTTCACTGAACCGTCAGCGCTCTCGGTCACAGCAGGTTGGGGAGGTAAAGcgaacacagcagcatgttctgTCCCAGAGCCGGGAAGCGCCTGAACGCCTCCCAGGCGTCGGAGAAGATGTTGTACTTGAGAAAGACGCGGTGCTCCAGGCTGGTGGGCAGGCTCACGTCCCGGCTCATGATGTAGATGCCGTCATTGTGCAGCGTGCACGTCAGGTTCAGGCCCGACTTGGACGTATTCTCCTTCAGCTGTATCCACTCACCCGTGGTGACGTTGTAGGACTGCACTGTCAGCACATCCTCTGTCTGGCTGGGACGCCGCTGCCGGCGGCCCGCCTCCAGCTCATGGGTGTAGCCTCCCACAAGGTAGATGGTGTCCTCCACAGAGAGCATCTGCTGCTTGCGGATGTGCGCTGAACACGACCGGAACACCGTCCAGGAGTCAGAGGTGGGGCAGTATCTGAGGACACTCGTGTTCctgtctgacaaacacagaagaaataaataagtcaAATTCTGACTGAAAgaacttttctttctcacaaaGTCTGTGAAAGTTCTGATGTAAGTTGTGCACAAtgaaatcaatcaataaatacaggaaaacaaaagccaTCAGCAGCCACTCAGGCAGCAGAAAGATCCCTTTAGATGGCTTTACCTGAGTGACACCTGTGGACCTCCTGTCaggaaacagacaacaacacttCTCcaacatatatatttatctatGTATAACTCTGTATGTAGCCTGAGAGGCAAAGCACAGCGCAGAAAAATagcaaaagtaaaaatgaaagaacgtttttgtgaatgtttggtGTCTTCATGTTATCCTACATACCATTTTCCTCGACTGTGTGCGATGTAGTTATTTCATACCATTTACATACTGACTGTACAGCAGACAGTATCTTCACTACTTGAACTGTGTTATTCTAACCTCTTGCAGTGTATCCACCCATGACGTAGATCATCCCTTGACATTCACAGGCAGAGAACTCAGCCAGCGGGTCGGGCATCGAGGACACGCAGGTCCACCAGTCCTGTTCGGGGCTGTAACACTCCACCGTGCCTAAACACTGGCCTCCGACAGCGTACAGCTTCCCTTGTACTGCCAGCAGCTTGAAGTTGGACCTGATGGAAGAGGACACGGTgagtgaaacacaacagaagaacCTGATGATTGAGAAGACGTGTGTGGGTCTGCCTTTACCTCTTCTGGTTGAGTGGAGCCACCTGGTTCCACTCGTTCCTGCAGGGGTTGTAGCAGTGCACCGCAGAGATCTCCTGACTGGTCATCCTGTACC from the Acanthopagrus latus isolate v.2019 chromosome 14, fAcaLat1.1, whole genome shotgun sequence genome contains:
- the klhl42 gene encoding kelch-like protein 42, whose amino-acid sequence is MSSDQIIAIVMDDKIYEVNKKKLIEKSDYFRALYSSGMRESTEDSVQLQGLSVPGLELVLEFINTSKVQVVNETLEDLIETASFLQVTSILKLLTSEIRMDNCVELYSLSEVYGTHDLRNACLKYMSCYYHPMLRRPEFGSLPSAVRDQVKEMRMKGTATLVAIGDFTCLSLDVPDQDEPWSMLRYGEMEQRWKPLANNLPPDMINVRGYGSAVLDNYLFIVGGYRMTSQEISAVHCYNPCRNEWNQVAPLNQKRSNFKLLAVQGKLYAVGGQCLGTVECYSPEQDWWTCVSSMPDPLAEFSACECQGMIYVMGGYTARDRNTSVLRYCPTSDSWTVFRSCSAHIRKQQMLSVEDTIYLVGGYTHELEAGRRQRRPSQTEDVLTVQSYNVTTGEWIQLKENTSKSGLNLTCTLHNDGIYIMSRDVSLPTSLEHRVFLKYNIFSDAWEAFRRFPALGQNMLLCSLYLPNLL